The Cottoperca gobio chromosome 8, fCotGob3.1, whole genome shotgun sequence genome contains the following window.
CATGGATCCGTCATGTTGGTGAACTAGCAAAGGGAGCACACAGAAgtgagtatacagtatatgtgtttAAGTGGGACATCTGCTGTGTGCCTTTTATTGGATTTGGTAAACAACATCTAATGGTGGCGGAGAGGGGGAATACTGATTATGTACCACGCATGTTCCTTTGAGGAAAATACATCTTTGCATCATCAGTCTCTGTTAAGGTCACAGATTTAAGGTCGGAGCTGTTGCGAGTGTATTTCAGCCAGGCTGCATCATGCTCTTTGATCTAGAAGAGTTTCACTGAGATTGTAAAAAGGGGGCAGCACCACACCGAGTAGCAATCAAAGTTCAAGATCTCATCTCGCCGCGGCCTCAGAATGATGTTTTCAACCGTGTTTTATCAAAGCTGTGCCTTTCCACTGATATAATACTTAATGTCCGTGAGACACTAATTGTGATATTGTAGGACACTCAAGATGGAGAAGGATCAAAGACTGTGAAATTGTACCAAAGCATAACTTTAGAAGTATGCACATCAAAGGGATTGATGAACTAGGTTTTCAGACAAAATCATATGAGGGATATTTTCCATCTTATTCAGTCTGCTGCTGTAATGCAAACCAGCTTCTGAGCGTTAGAGCCCAGCTGCATGTTTGTTGTATGACCCTGACTCCATGTGGTCATCAAGGAAACTGCAAATCACTGCTGCTATGGGCACGTCATCCATTGTTGCTGTATGAACTGGAGTGCTAAAGTTGTCCAGGCTAGTAtttagttttgactttatttatatgcttttatatttacatttatatataagatgtatgtatgtatgtatatatatatatataagatacataagtatatacagtatataagacatatgtatgtatatatatatatatatataatattcttattatattaaaatatattattagaaatattattattttttatagcCATATCTTATAGGCATATATATTCCTATAAATCAagaaaatctaataaaaatgATATGGGACCTGTTGATGGAATATTTGTTATTgatgtacatattaaacccAAACACATCTAAcatgatattttatataacaGGCTATTTGTTCACGCAGCAGTGACTGTTCTGCTTTGGGAACAAGTGATTCTTACAAATATTATCAAAGCATCAGCACTCAAAATGGAGCCATTATTGGTTATTATATCCACAGGCATTATTCAGCAGCAGAAAAATTCTAACTAGCCTCACACGTCACATAAAAATGACACTTAAGAGTGGATTGTATTCATGGTGAGCATGCAGTGCACGCAGGCCCTTAATAGCCGTTCCTCTCTCCATGCACTCAGGTTATAGAAGTAGGCTATGTTCCACTTCTAATTGCCCATTCACTTGTTTGACTAACATCCAACTTGCCTGCGACTCAGGCCTGTGGACATCGTAGACCTTCTGTAAAAAACCATGCAGACACATTTAACACGTCAAAATTAATTCAATGTAAATGTTTGCACTGATTTAAAATGTCCGCATTTGGTTTTGAGGTGTCAAGGGCAATGCATTTAATTTTTGTGTGAGGACTTACATATTTGCTTTCGCTAATCAGTACACATATTTCTCCGTATTTATAGTAAAAGTAGTGCTGTCTCATGCAACGCCTCTCTACCTAACTGTTGGACTaggtaaatgtaaacatattgtttatttctcATATTTATTCAAGTATGTGTGACAATTCAGCCATTCCTCTGAGCAGAAACAGTGCTGGGGGGGCACACATTGTGACAAtatcaaccattagctacacaATACGTTACAGCCTGGAGAGGTTTCCTGAAAAGAAATATAATTGAAATgctcatattttttattatcgtTTTTAACTTGGAAACcattaacaattaataaaagacaacaaaacCAACATGGGTGCTATTCAACTCTGATGCATAAAGGGAGCTTGagtccttttgttttcttccctttAAACTAATATCATAAGAATAAACATAAGGACGATCTCAATGGTAGATTTGAAGAATCTCTTATTTTGAATTTTCCAAATATTTCTCAATTAGTACCAATACAATTTcaaaccaaaacatatctgCTCATTGAAAGACGGATGcttctgtgtgactgtctgtgcACGATTGTGTGTAAGAAAGACGTGGAGGACATTCAGTGTGTTCAGAAgtgtttgctttctttctttacaaCCTTGTGCTTTGAGCCTCCTCTGTAGAAGATTTTGTGCCCTTGTCCGTGATGGAGAGAGTCTGTGTGTATCCCAGCAGGCGTTCCTGTTGATTGGATAGGCCTGGCTGGCTGACTTGCTGGCCCAGAGTATCAATGCCCTTTATCTCGCCTCTCAGCTCTTTTGCTCCGACTTCAGTGGCAATACAAGCAGCACACGCAACATGTTCGCAGAGTGATTCACGGCGGAAGATTTGTACCGGCAAACAAGAATGTCTTGCATGAAATCGCACATGTAAAAAAGCAAGTGTAGATACAAACCCTCAAAATTATCCACAGTTAAGGCTCTGTGATGCAGTTGCTATGGCAACTATGATAGAAATAGACGTGTATCTGCAAGGGAATGAAATGTATTGAACTGTTGTTTAGAAACTGAGAGATTTTACTTGTGTGATTGGCAGGTTAAGTGAGAGACGTGTGTGCTAAACTACTTGTGTGtgattgtgcgtgtgtgttgtctttgtgtAAGGCTCTTTGTATGTCatggtgaatgtgtgtgtgtgtgtgtgtgtgtgtgtgtgtgtgtgtgtgtgtgtgtgtgtgtgtgtgtgtgcgtgtgtgtgtgtgtgtatgcgtgtgtgtgtgtgtgtgtgagcatgtgtgcgtgcatgtatgACACACTGCAGTACATTAAAAGTGCAGCACCATAGATGGGGGGCATAGGGCACATCATTATGATGGTGGGAGAGTGTGAGTGGGTCTGCACTGCACTCGCTGGCCCTGTGTGAGAGCAGATAAGCTCAGGCAGAGACAACACAATAAATTAAATGGGAAGAGGATTCTGTTTGTAGCACCTCCATTGTTGTTCTGGCCATGATGATGTTCTCAGCGTGTCGTGTCAAACACTAACCAAGATATTATGGTATTGATTTAAGTGGCTTTTTCtttgtggaaaaacaacaatatagcTGCACGGTGCGTACACTGGCTCTGCGTTTTCAACAAGCTTCATCCATTGCCCTGCAATCTTCCTCTAATGAAGGCGTGCATATTTGCTCACAAATTGTGTTTTATCTGTTATTGACTTCATTTCAGACATAACCTTCCTTTCTATTCAGCCCCTGTCTCCTCTCAATATTGCCTTTGTACCCTGGTGCCTTCATTAGGCTACCCCAATTCATTTTCACTAGAGATGAATAAAGAACAAAGGACCTGTGAGGAAAAACCCTGAACCCACACATGCAAAAATCGCATTATCAAATTTTACTATATtcttagatttttttaaatggtagaAATAGAAAACCAGTGGACTAGCAAGAGcttgagagagggaggggaggtggagggatgtgatggagagagatgagggagggGGTGCAGGAATATGAGTGTGTATGCATTTTCAAGGCGGTCTTTCTgttgcaagaaaaaaaaacagtagtcTAACAGGAAAACGAATAGGTCGAGCTACTGATGAAGGCATGCACATGCAATTTGGTGACGGAAACTGACGTTTGTGATCTATATGCGTTAGTGGAGACTTGCGAGATGGCAATGTGTTTAATTTTAGTTCGAGATAGGTGGAATCACCTCAGCGGTGTgtgaaagagggagagcgaggcGAGGGAACAAGAGGGGAGGGGGCGGGGGTGTATGGACCTCACTGGCTACGGGACCTACAGGCACCCCGATTGTGCTCTGCTCTCATCATTTTTGGAGGtgaggacaaaagaaaaaaggggaaatcGGAAGAAAGGCCCGGGATCTGAGTGTCGTGACGGCCCCCCCGACTTCGCCGCCGCTGGTCGGGGTTGTCTGGACTTAAAAGGGTGAGGGAAAAGCGGCGGAGCAGTCGACTCGAGACTGGGGTTTCCTGCCACAGCAGCGGGATTGTCACAAAACAGCCTTTCACTCTTCGAGGGGCCTTGTATTGCTACGTTTTCAGGTATGCATTTAGAGTATGTTAGCTAGCCTGTCTCTGCCTGACTTGCCTCTCACTGGCAAACATTAGCTCTGTTTATTCAAGGAAAATGTCAGACTGCGTGGTGGTAATTTTCTGATGCAGTGCCCACACCAGGTCTCTTACCAGTATACGTTATTTATGCTAGCTAAACCATTTACTCACAGCCCCACTGGATTTGTGAGGGGGGAAACATCTGCACCTAATCACATCTCTTTTGTAGCTAAACGCTGCCTGGCTGCCCCGTGCCTTTAGCCTCTTATAACTGCCGTTTTGTGCACGTTATTAAATGCtcgtaataatgtaataaacgCAAACTAGCTGGCTTGCTGGCTTGCTAACGAGTGGTTGTAGCTTAGCTAGCTAACCAACATATGCGGCTGCATCGCATATTTAATTTGCAGTATGTGAGGTATCTTAGCTAACGCTAACCTTACAGAGCTAAAAGTGGCAGCGCTACAAAGCTAATTGTATTGCGTATACCTTGCTATTGGCTAATGTAGCTACTAAAGCCAGTGCTGTGTTGATGACAATCTGAGACGACACACCATCAGAATATAACAGAGCTGGTGTTTAAGTATTATCTGCAAAGACATTGCGTATGCTCTTGTCAATTAGGCAGCCATGCAATTGATTGACTTGCTGACAAACTGCATTGagccagttttttttttattaatgctgCACTGTTCAGTGTATTGTGAATGCTGATGCCTGGTCGTGCACAGTGAGCTGCTGTGATTTAATTAGTAACCAAGGTAGGGGCTATTAGACAAGGAAATCAATAGTGTCCTTCTAACTTTCCCCAAATAATACACTGCATCACCCACTAGCTTTGACCCTTAGATATGACACTTGAACATTAGACCTGTATGCAGGATGTTCATCTCAGAAGACAAGGTATGACCAGTCTGTTTTGTAGCCCTCCTGGTcctgttttttcccccttgtTCCTTCAGTTGCTCATCACTTTCTCTGTGGAGAAATAGCTATACATTGCATTGGTGAAGATAGGTTCACACTTATGATGAGATAGACAGACAAATAACAGTAGCTACCCACTGACTGATAGCTGTAATCATAAACAGTGAGGGTTTGTTATTGTGTGGCTCAGTGTAAGGCGACACTACTATAACAAAAATCAAAAGTTCTGTTAGAGCCGTTAACCGTTTTACAGTGGGACAATAGAGGCTTGTGTCACACGCAGGCAATTATGGGGACTGACCTCATAAAGATGGCGTCATGCCTTTAATTATCACCCATAATCATTAAAgcccattaaaacattttaaatacactaACATTAATGGTCTTATGTCTAGTTCAAAGAGGCGGGCGATGGACTGCTTCTGTCTTGGCTTTACGgggttgtttgtttacatgtgaaGTAGTGTTTGTGTCCTTGTCTATGTTACTTTGTTGCCTTAATTGCATGCTGCCGCAAacactcttttctctccaccGACCCTGTTTGTTATCAGTCAGAAGAGACAGCTTAGGCATGTATTGTTTAAGCTCCAAACCACAGTAAAGGTGGTACTCCCAGTGCATATTAAAACAGGGGTGTTGCTATGAGACCAGCAAGCCTTCTTAACTTGAATGTGTGCAACAGGGaagtaatgtttacatttttgttggtttattgaatatatttgtgatGGACCTACGTGGTTTCAGTGGTAAAAATACTGATGTAATATTTGATACCGTTTTTAATTTCAAAGCCTCAAAACTAAGTTCATTAATTAAGTTTGTATTTGAATTgataaatattttgtaatttacCACTGAATTGTTGAATAAAAATACTCTGACAAACAGACTAAACTAATCCCAAAAAAGCTTTTTAGTGTTATTGTTTGACCACAGTGCATTACTCTTTATATCTACTACAACAACAGACCCGTAGCACAAGGTATAGTAAATAAATAGTgccttttcctttttgtgtggTAACTTTTTTTGATTAATCTTTTTTGTAATTGCAGAGTTGTGAAGGCTTCTGGTCAGCAGCTCCCGGAAAAGGAACTTCTCTGCCTGGAAATActgaagagaaaacaggagctTGAATTGACTGAACTCGAAGTGGAATAAATGGATTATCCTCCTTTTGGAAAATTGTTGCCCTGGAACTAGGTAGAATTAAATGATGgttgacagaaagaaagaaaggtaagGCAGCTACATGCTGAAGATACAGCAGAGCTCCAAGAAGAATCTGAACTCAAGAGTCAAGAAAAGAACAATTAATAAATAGGGACCAAAGATCTCTACAGTCCGAATGAATGCATGCCGTAGCAAAAAAACAGTATTTGAAAGGGAATGACCAAGAAAAGGAACATCTCAAAAAGTATTACACTCTGCATCCAAGAGCTGATGAGAATATCAATGGAGTGTTTGCCTCTGGGAGTGTTTAATGAGGGTCTGTATTCAGACCTCCTGATTCGAGTTACTGCAGTTTTGGTCTCGCATTGGTGTGAGTCAGGTCCTGGCAAACATATCGATGAACTGAAGGATTGTTGTGACAGAACACATTCTCAATGGTTTTATTGAGATTGTTTTTGCACACGATGCTATTGGACCACAACATAATTCAATCCTAACATAGCTCTGTTTGCTTGAGCTGTTATAATAGCGGAGCGTatacatgtaaagacatttgaGGTTGAACATATCACATGGTGGTGTGTCAGACGTCTATGATATCATTGCCTGCTCAGTGCCAAACTGCTTCACTTTTAATCTTGTATTTTTCTGCAGAAGAAGCCTGCTCACTacatctttattattttcttctatttctttcttttttttgaaatTCCATTTTTTGAGACCCAGCTGTAAAGtgaaccttttttctttctttttcttttttctttttttaagtgaaaACAATGATACCATTATCACATTGAAGAATTAAGACTTTTACCATTTGGCCTTTTCATATATTGATAAAGATCCTCTTCTTTTCAACGTCCCTACCCACTTTCTGATACAAGGAAGTGATTATAACATCTgcgataaatatatatatatatatatatatatatatatatatatatacatatatatatatatatatctatatattcctCAGCTTGAACTCTTTGCTTTTTCAAAGCATTTCCTTGTTTTACTGCCAGGCCATAGACTCTCTCTTTGTCATCTATGGTCACTGCCGTAAGCCTTCTTGTATCTGATCAGAAGCATTCCCTGGTATAGTCACTGACAgatatttcctgttttaatcccaatttggaaaaaaaacaatgcagaaTTTTTCTAACAGCCCGgctcccccttctctccccccgGGGTTCAGTGGGAGGGGTGCAGGGGGAACTCCGTATCCCCCTCAGCCAGCAGACCCCCAGATCTCCCCAAGGATGACAGATGATTACGCAGGGATGCAACAGCAGAGCCTGCACCGAGCCCATCACCACCCCAGTCAAGCCAGCCACATGCTTGCTTACAGTGCTAGAAACAGAGGGGCTGTGGAGGCACCACCAACACAGGGTAATATTCACAGCGCCAACACTAACAACCCTTACAGGAAGGACGCCatggattattatttttcaatggGTGGAAAAGACAGGCACAGAAGGGGGGGCATGGCCTATGGGGCAGGATTTGGGTACCCTAATATCGATGGACATATACCTCACCAGTACCGGCATGCTGGATCTGGCTCAGCACCAGCATCTGGCCTGATGTCACCATATCCAGTAGACTATGGTTCCAGTGCTAGTTCAGGTGGAGGTGCTGGTGCTGGAGCGTTTTCTCCTTCTCATCAGTACAATATGAGTCAGAATGCTGCAATGCAGTCAGTGCCAGGATCTCAGATGCAGCACCGCCAGCTTGGACAAACCTTCCCGACTGCCCACCATGGACAGCAGCATCGAAGCTATCCACACTCTGGGCACAGAATGACCCCTCAATACCCACTCTACTCCCCACAGGGTGGAGCATCCACAGCGTCGTCAGGAATGTACAGCCCCCCTCCACAGAGATATCTCGACGGGGCTGCTAGCACGGGGTTCGATCCCAAAGTCAACAGTTCTCCCAGTGTCAACTCCAGTTCAAACTCAGTCTCCAGTTCAGTTGCTGCTAACAATGTGGGGCCAATGGAAAATGTTCAACAGAGTTACCATGCTTCAAATTATCCTGGATATTCCCCACAGACACTTTCACTTCACAAGCAAGCCACACTACAGCACCGCAACTCACAGCACAATTTAGGGGTAGGTTATGACAATTCTCTCAAAATGCAGCACCAGGGCCCTTCTCCAGGCTCTGTTTATTCTAAACATCATCAAGCCTCCAATCCCAGTATACCTCAAGCAGCATCTCAAGAAATGGCCAAATCCCCAATGCATCCCAATGCTCAACAAACCCAAATTAACCAAAACTTTAGCCCGATATCCAACCCCTCACCAGCTGCCTCCGCAGTGCACTCCCCCAGTTGTAGCTCCTCTCCTTCCCCTTTGATGGGTGTCTCAGAGGTACATGGAAACCCCTCAAGTCATGGTCCTTCACATCCTCATACATCAAACCCCCGTAGCAGCCATGGTCAAGGAAGATTACTGCAGACCATGCCACAGTTAAGTCCCACACCCAATTCAAATAGCAGCATCAGTAGTTGTGGTAGCAGTGGCAGTCATAAAGCTCACAGCATGAGTGCAGTTGGAGGGAGCAGTTTTCCTCCAACAGGCCGCAACAAATTGGGTCTAGGCACAGGAATCGGATCTCGAGAGGAAGGCTCCGCTATTTATTCATCCTCTCCACTTGACAAAATGCAGGATGCTGGCCTGAATAGTCTTAATGCCTTGAGTTCACAAGTAGCCAATTTACCAAACACAGTTCAGCACATGCTCCTCACCGACTCTGTGCTTTCAATGAAGAAGGGGAAAGATACAGGGCAGATGCAACAGGCAACACACGGTGTACCCCCATCACAACCAAGGAGTCGAAATGCAAGTGCAGCCTCAAGTACTAGCACGGTTAAAGATGGAAGTGCACTTGGGATAGGCGATGGTGCCAGCTTAGATGCTGGTGCTGATGAAGACTCCTCATTGATGTCAGTTGGGGGCTCGTCGGGGACCAAGGTGGAGCGTGAGGAGCAGTTTTCTGAGGGGGAACATAGGAGAGTGAGGCAGATGAGTGGCGCAAGCAGTGGATCTGAACCAACTGGTTATAAACCTCCCTCTCAGAGTCAAACACAGACTGGGCAAGAATCAGCTGTTAAAAAAGTCCACACCGATTTACCGTCAAAAGaaccaaatgtttccaaaacaaaaaatgaagcTCAAGGTCCATCTTCATCAACATCTCCGCCCTTTGGATGTCAATTATCAGAGACTGGCTCAACTTCACATTCAACACCTCCAGATTCTTCATCCCTGTCATCCACCTCCTCCAATATTCCTCCTCCACAGCCAAATTGTGTCTCAGAGCCTGGTCTAACATATAATGACCACAGAGGTGGCCATAGGAGGgcaactgaaattaaaaatgaagtCATCAAAAATGAAAGTGAAGGCACAGTTGACAAAACGGAGAAGGGCAGTTGCCAAATGCAGCGAGATGGAGAAGTCAATTCACAAAATTGTCAGGACAAAGAAAACAGGTTGCACACTGCTTCCAGATCACACAATAATGAGAGGGTAGAAAAGCATACTTCTGATGAACAGCAGAGTGCCAGTGGTGTTGGTGTGATTGTTTCTGCTCGGTCTGATGGAAGTCACGCTGAAAAAAGCAAACATCCCCAGGACAACTGTATAGAAGAGAAACCCTCTTTCTTAAGAGAGTCAAGCAGTCATAACGGAGAGGAAGGTATAGATCTGAGTTTATATTCCTCCCTTCACCAGAAATCTACTTTTGGACGGCCTCAAAATCCTCCCCAGTCTGCACCACATAAATATGGCTACCAAGAATCAACATATGGCTCAGATTTGTCAATGAAAAACAGAGGCAGGGCTGGCCCAGCGGGTGTAATGGAATCAAATTCTAGATACTTTGGGTACCAACAGTCACAAGCTGGTTACAGCCCTGTGCATCCTAAAGATGCTGGTTCTGTAGCAGAGGCTTTGGTAAAGAGAGGGCAAGGAGCAGGAGTTAAAGGTCATGAGGATAATTCACAACAATTTCCAAGCCTTTTACAAGAAGTTCTTCAAGGTTACAATTTAGATAGACGATATGGCAGACCAGAGCAGGCATTTCCTGCCCATCTCCAACAACAACAGTTTCAAAGCAGACACCCGTATGGCATAACTGAGGCTTCGTCTCATTCTGGACAAATGGGTAGCTCTGGAAAGCCCCCACATGCAAACCAGAGGCATGGGAGTGAGCCTGATTTTACCACAGATTCTCAGTCCTCTGTGAAGTCAGAAGTGTCCATTACTAAGATATTGCAAAATGCTCAGAAAACCGAAGTGGGTGTGTCCCAGAGCCATTTAACACAGGCTGCAGATCCTCAGCAACCAACAAAACATATAAACTTAGCTGACTATTCTCTCCCACAGAGAAAAGTGTTATCTAATGTGTCCACTCCGTCCTCTGCTGTGCAGGAACTCCTCTTGCAAGAGCCAGAGCCACTAACAGGCAGCATTGGTCAAGCTGAGTCTCAAAAATCATCAGGCTCCATATTAGCCCCATCAGAGCGGCGCTCTGTCATCTGTGATGTGTCGCCAAACCGACGCAGCACACCAGAGAGGGACAGggaaagtgacagagagagagagcgggagaaaaGTCAGAGTGGAGCCTCTGTGATTCAACAGCCATTTTCCTCTCCAGGAGCAGCCAATGATCTGAGTAGAAAGGATATTGGAGAGAATAAAGTGGTGAAAATGGAAACGGCATCAAAAGAGGCCGGAACAGAAGCAGCAAATTTACAAACTGATCATCATGGCAGCGGCGGCGCTAATGAGGCTGATCTGGAGTTTCATTCCAAGTCTTTTCATTCATCTGTATTGAATGCTGACCCCTATAGGCGAGGTAATGTTGATATTACACCCTTGCCTTCTCATCTGTTGAGCACTAACCCTTTATCTTCACCTTCAAGGCATCAGTCCTATCTTCATGGTGTTGATTTAACAACTGGCAGTGGCAGCAGTTTTCCTGGATATCGATTTGGAGATGCAAGAGAAGGGAATATGATGCCACGCAGTAACCCCCATTTTTCCTCCCACCATCCATACCACAATTTATCCCCCCAGACTCAATCCACAAATAAGCTTCAAATGTATCCTCACCCTCGCGGCCCCCCTCATCACCCCCATGATATGAATGACTGGGTAAAAGCAATGAACAGGCCATCAAAGGAAATGATGATGCAGCCCGGTTCATCTCCAGGAAGACATAaggtcagccaatcagaacagAGGCAAAGAATCTTACAAACCGAAATGCCGGCT
Protein-coding sequences here:
- the tcf20 gene encoding transcription factor 20 isoform X2, translated to MQNFSNSPAPPSLPPGFSGRGAGGTPYPPQPADPQISPRMTDDYAGMQQQSLHRAHHHPSQASHMLAYSARNRGAVEAPPTQGNIHSANTNNPYRKDAMDYYFSMGGKDRHRRGGMAYGAGFGYPNIDGHIPHQYRHAGSGSAPASGLMSPYPVDYGSSASSGGGAGAGAFSPSHQYNMSQNAAMQSVPGSQMQHRQLGQTFPTAHHGQQHRSYPHSGHRMTPQYPLYSPQGGASTASSGMYSPPPQRYLDGAASTGFDPKVNSSPSVNSSSNSVSSSVAANNVGPMENVQQSYHASNYPGYSPQTLSLHKQATLQHRNSQHNLGVGYDNSLKMQHQGPSPGSVYSKHHQASNPSIPQAASQEMAKSPMHPNAQQTQINQNFSPISNPSPAASAVHSPSCSSSPSPLMGVSEVHGNPSSHGPSHPHTSNPRSSHGQGRLLQTMPQLSPTPNSNSSISSCGSSGSHKAHSMSAVGGSSFPPTGRNKLGLGTGIGSREEGSAIYSSSPLDKMQDAGLNSLNALSSQVANLPNTVQHMLLTDSVLSMKKGKDTGQMQQATHGVPPSQPRSRNASAASSTSTVKDGSALGIGDGASLDAGADEDSSLMSVGGSSGTKVEREEQFSEGEHRRVRQMSGASSGSEPTGYKPPSQSQTQTGQESAVKKVHTDLPSKEPNVSKTKNEAQGPSSSTSPPFGCQLSETGSTSHSTPPDSSSLSSTSSNIPPPQPNCVSEPGLTYNDHRGGHRRATEIKNEVIKNESEGTVDKTEKGSCQMQRDGEVNSQNCQDKENRLHTASRSHNNERVEKHTSDEQQSASGVGVIVSARSDGSHAEKSKHPQDNCIEEKPSFLRESSSHNGEEGIDLSLYSSLHQKSTFGRPQNPPQSAPHKYGYQESTYGSDLSMKNRGRAGPAGVMESNSRYFGYQQSQAGYSPVHPKDAGSVAEALVKRGQGAGVKGHEDNSQQFPSLLQEVLQGYNLDRRYGRPEQAFPAHLQQQQFQSRHPYGITEASSHSGQMGSSGKPPHANQRHGSEPDFTTDSQSSVKSEVSITKILQNAQKTEVGVSQSHLTQAADPQQPTKHINLADYSLPQRKVLSNVSTPSSAVQELLLQEPEPLTGSIGQAESQKSSGSILAPSERRSVICDVSPNRRSTPERDRESDREREREKSQSGASVIQQPFSSPGAANDLSRKDIGENKVVKMETASKEAGTEAANLQTDHHGSGGANEADLEFHSKSFHSSVLNADPYRRGNVDITPLPSHLLSTNPLSSPSRHQSYLHGVDLTTGSGSSFPGYRFGDAREGNMMPRSNPHFSSHHPYHNLSPQTQSTNKLQMYPHPRGPPHHPHDMNDWVKAMNRPSKEMMMQPGSSPGRHKVSQSEQRQRILQTEMPAEQHTVKTSLHHQSAFFDLKMWESTHSGREGARMLEGDPFFRTQPHHAAPVASHVLVPPQMTHGQNAAEPEVSRGATEEAKHSLPPPPSSTKPPAEMNSTQPQVQRQTKPGGSGDTNPLILRRRVRSFISPIPAKRQLQDASQQRAATNSHHSPGAQSESSHHNEDDSSSSDIPCPRLSSPLPGENTYSQPLSPSGGNTKALPPRKGRGLKLEAIVQKITPNIKKPAGHVDDESNHYPGFSHSEIPPFNDSQDQDLAHFPRVLGGDDSYMDESHSLNDMIPFRGIDETGPLPPSAYPCDPHQTSQTIKQDFDFGLGATGASASGDKEDFALLGPLPPPPPLPCPVQDSPPPSSSALSDIQHFTNTYQQLETRRGEQSAENLLRQKLQESDMGFDDYPGSDYYGTTPPHHSESQGHMLNRQHQMSSGRSSLSPQDSKLSDSSVPKGYFPSGKKKGRPVGSVNKQKRAQNQAQTQGPGQPQDQAQNTTSSAPPYPLTQTTVGATTPPLEYTTSSTPPPPTAEPPLTDNKNTPPLTPPILTQIVKVDVESEDTQPEIEVKPVRRRRRVVKDEDGSLEARGRQRRRRRAPTAPPVAKDDPDTPLGVGGSPGTNGVFMDTNRKGPFVPHIHVENKIPEIGAVCTIVNAEEEKMKGERSAVGGKAGGSGTDCLLTSALSSQLSKRDKESEKRETDEVETTLQSGKALPSSGYVVSGPVITETNHSGRLLCCLCQKWANYKHLGDLYGPFYPAEYAAKLPKNQPQVRQCQAATGTSKTGPNSDISSNALSTIQDTQTQDAQFTKPPTESDYGVSLDSNPIPLTKIVRTTPTAGREEMMMHMTGQFSNTASSSSSSSSSTSSYTSKTASLTWDMNLDIRPIPKLKREPDLEIEQQQPQIQQQLQQPTDDAQQRPPHRKLTSHPRFKRRHKSSEDSPRMVPSNSKASLPFQPPPPALDSLGPLAQLTQLPQMPMDPEELWVHEGCMVWTSGVYLVNGKLYGLQEALDGARETCCSYCEMVGSTLGCYSKGCTLRYHYLCAIEADCSLNEDNFSLRCPKHKVKKESLLRASGQCTWSSQREAEGNTEEEETQVSKSC